A part of Desulfuribacillus stibiiarsenatis genomic DNA contains:
- the rpsR gene encoding 30S ribosomal protein S18, producing the protein MLLRKQRGTKRRRVCAFCVDKSNTAIDYKEVNKLTKFVTERGKILPRRITGNCAKHQRKLTTAIKRSRQLALLPYTNE; encoded by the coding sequence ATTCTCTTGCGTAAACAACGTGGAACTAAGAGACGTCGCGTATGTGCTTTTTGTGTAGACAAATCAAACACAGCGATTGACTATAAAGAAGTGAATAAGCTAACGAAGTTTGTCACGGAACGTGGTAAAATTTTACCTCGACGTATTACAGGAAACTGTGCAAAGCACCAACGTAAACTTACAACTGCAATTAAGCGTTCACGTCAACTTGCTTTGTTACCATACACAAACGAGTAA
- a CDS encoding MazG-like family protein, with protein MDNGKDFNIAKNVKIIEWLKTEILDSIAGLFKGLQKGSEQVFVDFLANIIVLTYVLGRRLGLSFRELDQEVLNQIAQNKESGHQLEEWFGDLSALQQHIDKR; from the coding sequence GTGGATAATGGAAAGGACTTTAATATTGCTAAAAATGTGAAAATCATAGAGTGGCTAAAAACAGAAATACTAGATAGTATAGCCGGTTTGTTCAAAGGGTTACAAAAAGGTAGTGAACAAGTATTTGTCGATTTTCTAGCGAATATTATTGTACTGACTTATGTATTAGGTCGACGCCTAGGCTTATCGTTTCGCGAGTTAGACCAAGAAGTATTAAATCAAATCGCGCAAAACAAAGAAAGCGGTCATCAGCTAGAGGAATGGTTTGGTGATTTATCAGCACTCCAACAACACATCGATAAGAGGTAA
- a CDS encoding YybS family protein, translating into MDKQQQLRGMIEGAILSAVWVILLFLTLYTPLALVGVVILPLPFTILTYRKGLYTAGITAIVAIVLALVFNLLVIGFILILNSIIVGIVTGYFIRERKQPGVIFLAISLSILASNLLSLALLSAVTNYNLITDLSNTLKESMALSESIFAGLGVSAVLTEANIDEMVHMVRILLPSILIAISVITAYAYYHIVSYVLKKLQVRIAKLPPIQDFQLPKKVLYSYFFATIGIIFFMLTGSTDHFMYSLLINIVQILSLALAVQGIGLLLYYMNRKGWPKILRIPILILCLHPILLQIMTWVGMFDILFNWRKLPK; encoded by the coding sequence ATGGATAAACAGCAACAACTGCGTGGGATGATTGAAGGGGCTATTTTAAGCGCAGTGTGGGTAATTTTATTGTTTTTAACATTGTATACGCCGCTTGCTTTAGTAGGTGTAGTCATATTGCCATTACCATTTACAATATTGACGTACCGCAAAGGGTTATATACGGCAGGGATCACTGCAATTGTAGCCATCGTATTAGCATTAGTGTTTAACTTACTAGTGATTGGTTTTATCTTAATTCTCAACAGCATCATTGTTGGAATTGTGACGGGGTATTTCATACGGGAACGTAAGCAGCCAGGAGTTATATTCTTAGCAATTAGCTTGTCCATCCTTGCAAGTAATTTATTATCTCTTGCACTGTTATCTGCTGTTACGAATTATAATTTAATTACTGATTTATCGAATACCTTAAAGGAATCCATGGCGTTATCAGAATCAATTTTTGCAGGCCTTGGAGTGAGTGCCGTTTTAACAGAAGCAAATATTGATGAAATGGTGCATATGGTAAGAATCTTACTTCCGTCAATATTGATTGCTATTTCTGTTATAACTGCTTACGCATACTACCATATTGTTAGCTATGTGCTGAAAAAGCTTCAAGTACGTATTGCGAAGTTGCCTCCAATTCAAGATTTTCAATTACCGAAAAAAGTTCTATATAGCTATTTCTTTGCTACTATAGGTATTATATTTTTTATGCTTACAGGGTCAACGGATCACTTCATGTATTCACTGCTAATCAATATTGTCCAGATTTTATCACTGGCATTAGCAGTACAAGGAATAGGCTTATTGCTATACTATATGAATCGTAAGGGTTGGCCGAAAATTTTAAGGATTCCTATATTGATTCTTTGCTTGCATCCTATTCTATTGCAAATCATGACGTGGGTCGGTATGTTTGATATTCTGTTTAACTGGCGGAAATTGCCGAAATAA
- a CDS encoding DHH family phosphoesterase, whose amino-acid sequence MKVSAIYNRGPRFFAYYSMILSIIVIAILYFYNELVSAIALCVWLGLVLYFKRVEFRYTEDMEEFVLTMARRIKRSENHAMAFLPIGVVVVDGDGDIAWFNNYVTEIMDLPLRVGEKFLSQWAETFHLINKAGAIQESAQFSLSEHVYRVQYVKEEGIVYFIDQTSYIEIESKLRKSNVVIGLLQLDNFHEMSKDLNEHDASLLLAEVMTLIFEWAHKYKILIKRLQQESYMLILDTEKLEALENDRFSILDQVKRLEERTDVMITVSMGIAAGLADTVSKGQQAQEGLDLALARGGDQVAIKRGDKVTYYGGRSDAVEKRTKVRARVTAHSLRELIIACDTVYIAPHIDPDPDALGSAMGALSIVQSVGKTGYIVIDKPNPSIRKILRYLEEHGMGKYIVTPEVAISGMRKKSLLICVDHHKPSLTMDKRLLTLTSNIVVIDHHRRGEEVIDKPSLLYVEPYASSTCELITELVEYQYKKVRLSQIVATLLMAGIVVDTKNFAFHTGARTFEAASYLRREGADNLIMSRLLADDFDLFVERSEIVRKAEVLPGGIAIAKAKKNEKYGTVIIAQAANTLISLEGIRASFVLQEVDYGVAISARSQGDVNVQLIMEQLGGGGHLTTAAAQLRDVNLEEAERMLHEVLSKVKTEGGL is encoded by the coding sequence GTGAAAGTATCCGCGATTTATAACCGTGGTCCAAGGTTTTTCGCATATTATTCCATGATTCTATCAATTATAGTGATTGCTATTTTATATTTCTATAATGAATTAGTATCAGCTATCGCCCTTTGCGTATGGCTCGGCTTAGTATTGTATTTTAAACGCGTGGAATTCCGATATACGGAGGACATGGAAGAGTTCGTGCTTACAATGGCTAGGCGGATTAAACGAAGCGAGAATCATGCAATGGCGTTCTTGCCAATTGGTGTTGTTGTGGTAGATGGTGACGGTGATATTGCGTGGTTTAATAACTATGTAACGGAAATCATGGATTTACCATTGCGGGTAGGAGAGAAATTTCTTAGCCAATGGGCAGAAACGTTCCATTTAATTAACAAGGCGGGCGCTATTCAGGAATCAGCGCAATTTTCTCTTTCAGAGCATGTGTATCGAGTCCAATATGTAAAAGAAGAAGGAATCGTCTACTTCATTGATCAAACGAGTTATATAGAAATCGAATCCAAACTACGTAAATCAAATGTAGTAATCGGTCTATTACAATTAGATAACTTCCATGAGATGAGTAAGGACCTAAACGAGCATGATGCATCGCTTTTGTTAGCAGAAGTCATGACCTTAATTTTCGAATGGGCCCATAAATATAAGATACTTATTAAACGTCTTCAGCAAGAAAGTTACATGCTGATATTAGATACAGAGAAACTAGAAGCCCTAGAGAATGATAGGTTCTCAATCTTAGACCAAGTTAAGCGGTTAGAAGAGCGGACAGATGTCATGATTACGGTCAGTATGGGGATAGCTGCAGGATTGGCTGATACAGTATCGAAGGGACAGCAAGCGCAAGAAGGTCTTGACCTAGCATTAGCACGAGGTGGAGATCAGGTAGCAATTAAGCGGGGCGACAAGGTAACGTATTACGGTGGTCGTTCAGATGCTGTAGAGAAGCGTACCAAAGTAAGGGCACGAGTTACGGCGCATAGTTTGCGAGAGCTTATCATTGCTTGTGATACCGTGTATATAGCGCCTCATATCGATCCCGATCCAGACGCTTTAGGGTCTGCTATGGGTGCTCTTAGTATAGTTCAAAGCGTGGGCAAGACAGGATATATTGTGATTGATAAACCGAACCCATCAATACGGAAAATCCTACGATACTTAGAAGAGCATGGTATGGGAAAATATATTGTCACACCTGAAGTAGCAATATCCGGCATGCGCAAGAAAAGTCTGTTGATCTGTGTTGACCATCATAAACCTAGTTTGACGATGGATAAGCGACTACTTACGTTAACGAGCAACATTGTTGTTATAGATCATCATCGACGGGGTGAGGAGGTTATTGATAAGCCTTCACTGTTATACGTAGAACCGTATGCATCTTCCACCTGCGAATTAATTACGGAATTAGTGGAATATCAATATAAAAAAGTACGTTTATCACAAATTGTTGCAACACTTCTGATGGCAGGGATAGTGGTCGATACCAAGAACTTTGCTTTCCATACAGGAGCTCGTACATTTGAAGCTGCATCTTACTTAAGAAGAGAAGGTGCCGATAATCTAATTATGAGTCGTCTGCTCGCCGATGATTTTGACCTATTTGTCGAACGTTCAGAAATTGTTCGCAAGGCAGAAGTGTTACCAGGTGGAATCGCCATTGCAAAGGCGAAGAAAAACGAGAAATATGGGACAGTAATCATTGCCCAAGCGGCGAATACATTAATTAGTCTGGAAGGAATTCGAGCATCCTTTGTACTGCAAGAAGTAGATTATGGCGTTGCTATATCAGCACGTAGTCAAGGGGATGTCAATGTCCAATTGATAATGGAGCAACTCGGTGGCGGTGGACACTTAACGACAGCAGCCGCGCAACTACGAGATGTGAATTTAGAAGAGGCAGAGCGAATGTTACACGAGGTATTATCAAAAGTGAAAACTGAGGGAGGATTATAA
- the rplI gene encoding 50S ribosomal protein L9 — MKVIFLADVKGIGKKGEVKEVAEGYARNFLLPKGHAVEANTGAVKQLEQKKESEQKKQQKELEEAKLLAKKIDETTVIIKAKSGEGGRLYGAITSKNIADELKKQNIVIDKRKIDLDDAIRTLGVTKVEVKVYPKVTGKLTVQITEE, encoded by the coding sequence ATGAAAGTTATATTTCTTGCAGACGTGAAAGGCATAGGGAAAAAGGGAGAGGTAAAAGAAGTAGCAGAGGGTTATGCTCGCAATTTCCTACTTCCAAAGGGTCATGCTGTAGAAGCAAATACAGGGGCAGTCAAACAACTGGAGCAGAAGAAAGAAAGCGAACAAAAGAAGCAACAGAAAGAGCTTGAAGAGGCGAAGCTACTTGCTAAGAAAATCGATGAAACAACCGTTATAATCAAAGCAAAATCAGGGGAAGGCGGACGTTTATACGGAGCTATCACTTCTAAGAATATTGCCGATGAGTTAAAAAAACAAAATATCGTAATTGATAAGCGTAAGATTGACCTAGACGATGCCATTCGTACACTAGGTGTGACGAAGGTGGAAGTAAAAGTATATCCGAAAGTTACAGGAAAGTTAACAGTCCAAATCACCGAAGAATAA
- the dnaB gene encoding replicative DNA helicase, with amino-acid sequence MDELSFDRLPPHNTEAEQAVLGSILLDNNALVTVSEFLQPEDFYRKNHQLIYSACLEIYEKNEPVDLVTLSSYLLDNNMIDDVGGLTYITGLSNGVPSAANAEYYAKKVEEKAILRRLIFAANGIAQKGYDGGHEIAELLDQAESKIFEVSQRKVGKAFTPIKDVLLDTFHRIESLHSSRGEVTGLASGFYKLDGMTAGFQKSDLIIIAARPSVGKTAFALNVAQNIAVHSKAPVAIFSLEMSKDQLVQRMVCAEGNVDANRIRTGKLLEEDWPKLTMAMGRLSEAPIFIDDSPNVTVLEMRAKLRRLQAEHGLGLVMIDYLQLLNSHRRSDNRQQEISEISRNLKGLARELDVPVVALSQLSRAVESRQDKRPMLSDIRESGSIEQDADIVGFLYRDDYYNPETEKQNIIEIIIAKHRNGPVGSVELLFLKQFNKFVNLAE; translated from the coding sequence ATGGACGAGTTGTCGTTTGATCGACTACCACCCCATAATACTGAGGCTGAACAAGCCGTTTTGGGATCTATATTACTGGATAATAATGCATTAGTTACTGTAAGTGAATTTTTGCAGCCGGAAGATTTCTATCGTAAGAACCATCAATTGATTTATTCAGCTTGTTTAGAAATCTATGAGAAAAACGAACCTGTAGATTTGGTTACCCTATCTAGCTATCTATTAGATAACAATATGATCGATGATGTGGGGGGACTTACTTATATAACAGGCTTATCCAACGGGGTACCGTCTGCTGCGAATGCAGAATACTATGCGAAAAAAGTCGAAGAGAAAGCGATTCTCCGTAGGCTTATTTTTGCTGCCAACGGGATTGCCCAAAAAGGGTATGACGGTGGTCATGAAATCGCGGAACTGCTAGACCAAGCAGAAAGCAAAATCTTTGAAGTGTCACAACGGAAAGTTGGTAAGGCATTCACTCCTATTAAAGACGTATTACTTGATACGTTTCACCGTATCGAAAGCTTACACAGTAGTCGTGGGGAAGTAACTGGACTAGCTTCTGGTTTCTATAAATTAGATGGCATGACTGCAGGCTTCCAAAAGTCTGATTTGATTATTATTGCGGCAAGACCATCGGTTGGTAAGACGGCCTTTGCCCTTAACGTAGCACAGAACATTGCCGTGCATTCGAAAGCACCAGTGGCCATTTTTAGCTTAGAGATGTCAAAAGACCAGTTAGTACAACGTATGGTATGTGCAGAAGGTAACGTAGATGCCAATAGAATTCGTACGGGAAAACTACTAGAAGAAGACTGGCCAAAGCTGACAATGGCAATGGGGCGCCTGTCAGAGGCCCCTATTTTTATTGATGACTCGCCAAATGTAACAGTACTAGAGATGCGCGCGAAACTAAGAAGACTACAAGCAGAGCACGGGCTTGGATTAGTCATGATTGATTACTTGCAGCTATTAAATTCGCATCGCCGTTCCGATAACCGTCAGCAAGAAATCTCTGAGATATCTAGAAACTTAAAAGGATTAGCAAGGGAGTTAGACGTTCCCGTAGTAGCATTATCCCAGTTAAGCCGTGCCGTGGAATCCAGACAGGATAAACGTCCAATGCTTTCGGATATTCGTGAATCTGGAAGTATTGAGCAAGATGCTGATATTGTAGGATTCCTTTACCGTGATGATTACTATAATCCAGAAACAGAGAAACAGAATATTATAGAAATCATTATTGCCAAGCATAGAAACGGTCCAGTAGGCTCTGTAGAACTGCTATTTCTAAAGCAATTTAATAAGTTTGTGAACTTAGCAGAATAG
- a CDS encoding adenylosuccinate synthase: MATVVVVGTQWGDEGKGKITDYLAEKAEVIARYQGGNNAGHTICIGDNKYKLHLIPSGIFYSEKICVIGNGVVIDPKVLIAELKYLHDLGFSTANLRISDRAHVIMPYHIKLDEVEELRKGDNKIGTTKKGIGPAYMDKVARVGIRMADLLDKEIFKEKLERNLQEKNQLLEKVFGVEGFSFDEIFETYNDYAEQIRHFVTDTSVVLNDTIDEGKKVLFEGAQGVMLDIDQGTYPFVTSSNPVAGGVCIGSGVGPTKIEQVIGVAKAYTTRVGDGPFPTEQNNPIGDRIREIGKEYGTTTGRPRRVGWFDSVVLRHSRRVSGITGLSLNSIDVLTGLDTVKICKAYEYNGETITTYPTSLKVLADCKPIYEEMPGWNEDITGVQAFEELPVTAQNYLKKIEELTNIPIAIFSVGPNRKQTIQLKEIF, from the coding sequence ATGGCAACAGTTGTTGTAGTTGGAACCCAGTGGGGCGATGAAGGAAAAGGCAAGATTACAGATTATCTAGCAGAGAAAGCAGAAGTTATCGCAAGATATCAAGGCGGTAATAACGCTGGTCATACGATTTGCATTGGAGATAATAAATATAAACTGCATTTAATACCATCGGGCATATTCTATTCCGAGAAGATTTGCGTCATAGGCAATGGTGTTGTGATTGATCCGAAAGTACTGATTGCTGAACTTAAGTACTTACATGATTTGGGTTTCTCAACGGCTAACCTACGCATTAGCGATCGCGCTCATGTGATTATGCCATACCATATAAAACTTGACGAAGTGGAAGAACTTCGTAAAGGTGATAACAAGATTGGTACAACGAAAAAAGGAATTGGCCCAGCATACATGGATAAGGTAGCTAGAGTCGGTATCCGTATGGCTGATTTATTAGATAAAGAAATTTTCAAAGAAAAGCTTGAGCGTAACCTTCAGGAGAAAAACCAATTGTTAGAAAAGGTTTTCGGAGTAGAAGGCTTTTCATTTGATGAAATATTTGAGACATATAATGACTACGCAGAACAAATCCGTCACTTTGTAACGGATACAAGTGTAGTGTTGAACGATACAATTGATGAAGGTAAGAAAGTTCTATTTGAAGGCGCGCAAGGAGTAATGCTTGACATCGATCAAGGTACGTACCCATTTGTAACTTCATCAAATCCAGTGGCTGGTGGAGTTTGCATCGGTTCTGGAGTTGGACCAACAAAGATTGAGCAAGTCATAGGGGTAGCGAAGGCATATACAACTCGTGTAGGCGACGGACCATTCCCTACGGAGCAGAACAATCCTATCGGCGACCGCATCCGCGAAATTGGAAAAGAGTACGGTACGACTACAGGAAGACCTCGTCGTGTGGGCTGGTTCGACAGTGTAGTATTGCGCCACTCGCGTAGAGTCAGTGGTATCACAGGCTTATCATTGAACTCTATTGACGTGTTAACGGGCTTAGATACCGTTAAGATTTGCAAAGCGTATGAGTACAATGGTGAAACTATTACGACCTACCCTACAAGCCTAAAGGTTCTAGCAGATTGCAAACCAATCTACGAAGAGATGCCAGGCTGGAATGAAGATATTACAGGTGTGCAAGCGTTTGAAGAGCTACCTGTAACGGCACAGAACTATTTGAAGAAAATCGAGGAATTGACGAATATTCCAATTGCGATTTTCTCAGTGGGTCCGAACCGAAAACAAACGATTCAGTTAAAAGAAATTTTCTAA
- a CDS encoding S8 family peptidase gives MINKRFGCMLLVCLLFSQLFIVSYTNAQLIVDEWQSETDDENKSKYMVFFHEEIHHRVLEMLGVEIIYQSENLPVVTVLASAQAIQEIQKDLRVAYIEKDQRVQVSYEITNFSEEVIIGNQQQVNWGTDRLHAKNAWDKKLYGIGVKVAVLDTGIASHRDLKIAGGKSFVAYTKSYQDDNGHGTHVAGVIAGQHSKVLGVAPQASLYAVKVLDRKGFGDLSDIIAGVDWSISNKMDIVNLSLGSIDTSQTLEKLFEKGATEGIVFVAAAGNDGASIDDNVVYPASSEHVIAVAATTILDNRATFSAQGKQVEIAAPGNKITSTFLNNRYVQANGTSMATPHVTGVLALWKQQKPLATPQELRNLLAQHTIDLGVPGRDRSFGHGIVQVPFFDTPRIQYFSYLRAPFSPEQGSIDYYISPTTKQQLESGSFKHVTIQVGPTDPTGKSEERFFEFKSSSHTSYKPTDISNHWAYAQLRDFLHADLVKGYKGLEGQNFVAPNQSITRAEFTAIIVRALNLHSNGSGKNFRDVKVTDWHYEPIQIASQYGIVHGITESTFEPSRPITRAEIAVMIVRAYGASVSFEGVQKLLTDIDTHWGHNEISKATQGGLIHGYPDFTFRPDDHSTRAEAIAMVHRALTQEQTSLASKADIINTVLQYERQRMLLYAQSQTTGLVAVNAEYATGYYLGLVDALDSSLGYWHTTAKPVLAEDGKALNIVVQDITLQSNRMTKVQVEISMNLEFEQFSEPEQYWKHGTFSLRKMPDGSWKIFDYISNE, from the coding sequence ATGATAAATAAACGTTTCGGATGCATGTTACTCGTTTGCCTATTGTTTTCTCAGCTATTCATAGTATCTTATACGAATGCCCAGCTAATAGTAGATGAATGGCAATCAGAAACAGATGACGAGAACAAATCAAAGTACATGGTTTTTTTTCATGAAGAAATACATCATCGCGTCTTAGAAATGCTAGGCGTAGAGATTATATATCAGTCGGAAAATCTTCCTGTTGTAACGGTTCTGGCATCAGCGCAGGCTATACAGGAAATTCAGAAGGACTTAAGAGTCGCATATATAGAGAAGGATCAAAGGGTACAAGTAAGTTATGAAATTACGAACTTTAGTGAAGAAGTCATCATTGGTAACCAACAGCAAGTCAATTGGGGAACTGATCGACTACATGCTAAGAATGCTTGGGATAAAAAATTATATGGGATTGGTGTGAAGGTAGCAGTACTTGATACGGGGATTGCTAGTCATCGAGACTTAAAGATAGCCGGAGGCAAATCTTTCGTAGCATATACGAAATCCTATCAAGATGATAATGGACACGGCACCCATGTCGCAGGTGTAATTGCTGGTCAACATAGTAAAGTACTTGGTGTAGCTCCTCAAGCCAGTCTATATGCTGTAAAAGTATTAGATCGAAAAGGATTTGGAGATTTATCAGATATTATTGCTGGTGTAGATTGGTCTATCTCTAACAAGATGGACATTGTGAACTTGAGTTTAGGCTCGATTGACACCTCACAAACGTTAGAGAAGCTGTTTGAAAAGGGAGCTACAGAAGGTATAGTCTTCGTAGCGGCAGCAGGAAATGATGGAGCATCAATCGACGATAATGTAGTGTACCCAGCATCGTCTGAACACGTAATAGCTGTTGCAGCTACCACAATCCTAGATAATCGAGCAACATTTTCGGCCCAGGGAAAACAAGTAGAGATTGCAGCACCTGGTAATAAGATTACAAGCACATTTCTTAATAATCGATATGTTCAGGCGAATGGAACTTCTATGGCAACACCTCACGTCACAGGGGTTCTAGCACTATGGAAACAGCAGAAACCGCTGGCAACTCCACAAGAATTAAGAAATTTGTTAGCACAACATACAATTGACTTAGGAGTACCAGGCAGAGACCGATCGTTCGGACATGGAATTGTACAAGTACCGTTCTTTGATACACCTAGGATTCAATATTTTAGTTATTTGCGAGCACCTTTTTCGCCAGAGCAAGGAAGCATTGATTATTATATCTCTCCAACAACCAAACAGCAGCTGGAAAGCGGATCATTCAAGCATGTGACAATTCAAGTCGGACCTACTGATCCAACCGGGAAAAGTGAAGAAAGGTTCTTCGAATTTAAAAGTAGTTCGCATACATCATATAAACCGACGGATATATCCAATCATTGGGCCTATGCGCAGTTGCGAGATTTCCTTCATGCTGACCTAGTGAAAGGCTATAAAGGACTGGAAGGACAGAACTTTGTTGCGCCAAATCAGTCAATCACAAGAGCAGAATTTACAGCGATTATAGTTCGTGCCCTAAATCTTCACAGTAATGGTTCTGGGAAAAACTTTCGCGATGTCAAAGTAACAGACTGGCATTATGAACCGATACAGATTGCAAGTCAGTACGGAATTGTACATGGAATTACGGAATCTACTTTTGAACCAAGTCGGCCGATTACACGAGCAGAAATTGCTGTTATGATTGTAAGGGCATATGGAGCAAGCGTATCCTTTGAAGGGGTGCAAAAGCTCCTTACCGATATTGATACACACTGGGGTCATAATGAAATTTCCAAAGCGACCCAAGGCGGGTTGATTCATGGATATCCAGATTTCACTTTTAGACCAGACGATCATTCGACAAGAGCAGAAGCGATTGCAATGGTACATCGTGCATTAACACAAGAGCAGACTTCACTTGCTTCAAAAGCCGATATTATCAATACAGTCCTACAATATGAAAGACAGAGGATGCTATTATACGCACAATCACAGACTACAGGGCTTGTAGCGGTTAACGCAGAGTATGCAACCGGATATTACCTAGGGCTAGTAGATGCATTGGATTCGAGTCTAGGCTACTGGCATACTACGGCAAAACCTGTCCTTGCTGAGGATGGGAAAGCGTTAAACATAGTAGTTCAAGATATTACTTTACAATCGAATCGTATGACTAAGGTACAAGTAGAAATATCCATGAACTTAGAATTTGAACAATTCAGCGAGCCCGAACAATATTGGAAACACGGCACTTTTTCATTAAGGAAAATGCCAGATGGCAGTTGGAAAATATTCGACTATATAAGCAATGAATAA
- a CDS encoding peptidase MA family metallohydrolase: MALHQEDNQSKKPFLWIAISMIPILIILGFVYSSYHNQKNITSYAQPAVRVAVDTSAKNFFRNWDVVTNDTVSVQYQDTDIAEIHMVLEYATEIRAALDDKYNFYYNKPISIVVIPSREIMREFFKWDTHTSAVGVFYGNRIFVLQPSLWIEADSFDELELEFRANGPIAHEYMHLLLDHKLHNNFPRWFTEGVAQYEEFIYQEYEWIEEVGTLDRELYKYYEMKDQFDRLQNQPLAYRQSFKFIEYLMERYGEERYWQLIGELEKRVHFEQAFFNAYDKELYEVWGDWTKYVKAFEIR; the protein is encoded by the coding sequence ATGGCACTGCATCAAGAAGATAATCAATCAAAGAAACCATTCCTCTGGATTGCTATTTCAATGATTCCCATTTTGATTATATTGGGCTTTGTATACAGCAGCTATCATAATCAGAAGAATATTACGTCCTATGCCCAACCAGCAGTGCGGGTAGCAGTGGATACTAGTGCGAAGAATTTCTTCAGAAATTGGGATGTAGTTACTAACGATACTGTTTCTGTACAGTATCAAGATACGGATATAGCAGAAATTCACATGGTATTGGAGTACGCAACAGAAATTCGTGCTGCTTTAGATGATAAGTACAACTTCTATTACAATAAACCAATTTCTATCGTAGTCATCCCTTCCCGTGAGATTATGAGAGAGTTCTTTAAATGGGATACCCATACGAGTGCAGTAGGTGTGTTTTATGGGAATCGAATCTTTGTATTACAGCCATCGTTATGGATTGAAGCGGATTCTTTCGATGAGCTAGAATTAGAGTTTCGCGCAAATGGACCAATCGCCCATGAGTATATGCATTTACTATTGGACCATAAATTGCATAATAATTTTCCGCGTTGGTTCACTGAAGGGGTTGCTCAATATGAAGAATTCATATATCAGGAGTACGAGTGGATTGAAGAAGTAGGGACTCTAGATCGTGAGCTATATAAATATTATGAAATGAAAGATCAATTTGACCGACTACAAAACCAGCCGTTAGCCTACCGACAATCATTTAAGTTTATTGAATATTTGATGGAGAGATATGGAGAAGAGAGATACTGGCAACTGATTGGTGAGCTGGAAAAGCGGGTTCACTTTGAGCAGGCCTTTTTCAATGCATATGATAAAGAGCTTTACGAAGTATGGGGCGACTGGACGAAATATGTAAAGGCATTTGAAATTCGTTAA